The following proteins are co-located in the Chaetodon auriga isolate fChaAug3 chromosome 23, fChaAug3.hap1, whole genome shotgun sequence genome:
- the rcan1b gene encoding calcipressin-1 isoform X2, translated as MHIKTTKCNRFCLVASVTNQEVFNHPEAQATFEALFRSFDPEVQFQYFKSFRRVRISFSDALAAAEARLRLHKTDFNGKEMRLYFAQSVHIGSPRLEPPKPEKQFLISPPASPPVGWEQSQDATPVINYDLLCAISKLGPGEKYELHTATPTTPSVVVHVCEDERGDSSAPDDSDQDDKPRPPRPKIIQTRRPDYVPGVEQ; from the exons ATGCACATCAAGACCACCAAGTGTAACCGCTTCTGCCTGGTCGCCTCAGTGACCAACCAGGAAGTGTTCAACCATCCTGAGGCACAG gCCACTTTCGAAGCCTTGTTCCGCTCATTCGACCCGGAGGTGCAGTTCCAGTACTTCAAGTCTTTCCGTCGAGTCAGGATCAGTTTCAGCGACGCTCTGGCTGCAGCCGAGGCGAGACTCCGGCTCCACAAGACCGACTTCAACGGCAAAGAGATGAGACTCTACTTTGCACAG tctgtccacATAGGGAGTCCTCGGCTAGAGCCCCCCAAGCCAGAAAAGCAGTTCCTGATCTCcccccctgcctcccctccaGTCGGGTGGGAACAGTCTCAGGATGCCACGCCAGTCATCAACTACGACCTGCTGTGTGCCATCTCGAAGCTGGGACCAG GGGAGAAGTACGAGCTCCACACCgccacccccaccacccccagCGTGGTCGTCCACGTCTGCGAGGATGAGCGCGGCGACAGCTCAGCCCCCGATGACAGCGACCAAGACGACAAGCCCCGCCCGCCGCGGCCGAAGATCATCCAGACGCGACGCCCCGACTACGTGCCCGGAGTCGAGCAGTGA